Proteins encoded in a region of the Vicia villosa cultivar HV-30 ecotype Madison, WI linkage group LG5, Vvil1.0, whole genome shotgun sequence genome:
- the LOC131605786 gene encoding protein MAIN-LIKE 1-like — translation MPPPHRRRRDTSSTSTPVHVAVTGDVGFVVPPTQGHEDEPVLEPIWYPGGLVDASLLTGYDEHATRRIWDGESRDPQRFCIHGRKIKNLAQPNEPWFHEVLEASGMRDLCMLGYETIHNSMLAAFAERWHPETSLFHLLHSEITIILDDVACLLHLPIRGILLCHSRLTNAKAQDMLIAESRGDPDDALEEVERTRSAHVRFRFLQRHYDAMLTAAQHAEGGELEQATHRERALRCYFLYLIGTHLFVDTSSSYTDVVYVTYLSDMTRIHEYNWGAVVLAYIYHRLGEECLWKARTVAGNWLDTTALSIHYWLGRGRGVHRGHAACQCFHPPS, via the exons ATGCCACCACCCCACAGACGTCGTCGTGACACTTCTTCTACTTCTACTCCTGTGCATGTAGCAGTGACGGGCGATGTAGGATTTGTTGTGCCACCTACGCAGGGACACGAGGATGAGCCGGTGCTGGAGCCTATTTGGTACCCTGGGGGTCTTGTAGATGCATCCCTTTTGACAGGGTATGATGAGCATGCAACTAGGCGTATATGGGATGGAGAg AGTAGGGATCCCCAGAGGTTCTGCATCCATGGGCGAAAGATTAAAAATCTCGCGCAGCCTAACGAGCCATGGTTTCATGAGGTACTAGAAGCTTCAGGCATGAGGGACCTCTGTATGCTCGGCTACGAAACTATACATAATAGTATGCTTGCGGCCTTTGCGGAGAGATGGCATCCTGAGACATCCTTATTTCATCTACTCCATAGTGAGATTACCATCATCCTAGATGATGTGGCATGCCTACTTCATCTACCTATCAGGGGTATCCTCCTTTGTCACAGTAGGCTAACGAACGCGAAAGCTCAAGATATGTTGATTGCTGAGTCGAGGGGTGATCCCGATGATGCccttgaggaggtggagaggacaCGAAGTGCTCACGTCAGGTTTAGATTCCTGCAGAGACATTATGATGCGATGCTTACTGCGGCACAACATGCTGAGGGGGGCGAGTTGGAGCAGGCTACACACAGAGAGCGGGCGCTGAGATGCTACTTCCTATATTTGATAGGCACTCAtctctttgtggacacgagctcgtCGTACACAGACGTCGTCTACGTGACGTACTTATCAGATATGACACGTATTCATGAGTACAATTGGGGAGCGGTTGTACTAGCGTACATTTATCATAGACTTGGGGAGGAATGTCTGTGGAAGGCAAGGACAGTGGCGGGCAACT GGTTGGATACTACAGCACTTTCCATACATTATTGGTTGGGGAGAGGTAGAGGAGTACACAGAGGTCATGCCGCGTGCCAGTGCTTTCACCCGCCTtcgtag
- the LOC131603335 gene encoding translocase of chloroplast 159, chloroplastic-like yields the protein MDSQTLSSSSQFHEPNNLLNGVNGHGSDSDDGFVSGEDEAEPSTPILVYDAKSTVREKEEESFDQESPRPIAKVTADDEDEAEEEEEDSLGVVGLEKGGGEKDVEEEVKEDEVFVEADDKGFESVDSEGGEVVGEGINNGLQEKGDGGTGIEAVRSDSVVVESVSGDNSGVGVVENGDGVVDDDEKFASGGDVVVDSLQVNPLVDGGVAVVGDGVKDEVVAPAPVVSLDNSFEAIEKVGSESVVDEVGSKGDEVAVVDEVVGGDVESRKVVDSGVEIGVDDSVAHEQVSDIVNEKAGDVFVDENVGGDAKPDEVVDIGVDDGVAHRQVSDIPSSEKGGEISEVVTRSLEPAEDEINIESRAVAGEDGSNVVEVEGGSHAGNVVVKEEESNVVEVEDESHVGNVVEKEEESNVVEVEDESHVGNVVEKEEESNVVEVEGGSHVGNVVEKEEESNVVEVEGGSHVDNVVEKEEESIVVEVEGGSHVDHVVEKEEESNVVEVENERRVGNAVEGETESNVDRVAEVEDETHLDNAAVGESKSNFDRVVEVEDETHFDNAAKGEAESNVDRVVEVEDNTHFDNVAKGEAESNVDRVVEVEDDTHFATAVEEEADSNVDRVIEVDDSSNVEAAVDHHIDREIDDSVSDTKDESMIFGGSDSANKYLEELEKQIRASESSQDDRIDGQIVSDSDEEVVSDDEGDSKELFDSATLAALLKAASEAGGEDGGGITLTAQDGSRLFSVERPAGLGPSLQTGKPAVRSIRPNLFASSMSRAGNVVSESDLSEEDKKKLEKLQEIRIKFLRMIQRLGFTTEESIAAQVLYRLTLVAGRQAGEIFSLDAAKESASRLEAEERDNFAFSLNILVLGKTGVGKSATINSIFGETKTSFSAYGPATTSVTEIVGMVDGVKIRVFDTPGLKSSAFEQSYNRKVLSTVKKLTKNSPPDIVLYVDRLDLQTRDMNDLPMLRSVTSALGPAIWRNVIVTLTHAASAPPDGPSGSPLSYDVFVAQRSHIVQQTIGQAVGDLRLMNPNLMNPVSLVENHPSCRKNRDGQKVLPNGQSWRPLLLLLCYSMKILSEATNTSKAQEAADNRRLFGFRSRAPPLPYLLSWLLQSRAHPKLPDQGGIDNGDSDIEMVDLSDSDGEEGEDEYDQLPPFKPLKKSQFAKLNGEQKKAYLEEYDYRVKLLQKKQWREELKRMRDMKKRGGQNFENDNGYMEEDEENGSPAAVQVPLPDMVLPQSFDSDSPAYRYRFLEPNSQLLTRPVLDTHSWDHDCGYDGVNIENSMAIINKFPAAVTVQVTKDKQDFSIHLDSSVAAKHGENGSTMAGFDIQNIGKQLAYIVRGETKFKNFKRNKTAAGVSVTFLGENVSTGVKLEDQIALGKRLVLVGSTGTVRSQNDSAYGANVEVRLREADFPVGQDQSSLSLSLVQWRGDLALGANFQSQISLGRSYKMAVRAGLNNKLSGQITVRTSSSDQLQIALIAILPVARAIYKNFWPGVTESYSLY from the coding sequence ATGGATTCTCAAACCCTATCTTCTTCTTCCCAATTTCACGAACCAAATAACCTACTTAACGGTGTTAACGGTCACGGTTCCGATTCCGATGACGGTTTCGTTAGCGGTGAAGACGAAGCTGAGCCTTCCACGCCCATTCTTGTTTACGATGCCAAATCCACCGTtcgagagaaagaagaagagtcTTTCGATCAAGAGTCGCCGAGGCCTATTGCTAAGGTGACCGCTGATGATGAAGACGAagcggaggaggaggaggaggattcgCTGGGTGTTGTCGGTTTGGAGAAAGGCGGTGGTGAGAAAGATGTTGAGGAAGAAGTGAAGGAGGATGAGGTTTTTGTGGAGGCTGATGATAAGGGTTTTGAGAGTGTGGATTCTGAAGGGGGTGAAGTTGTTGGAGAAGGAATTAATAACGGTTTACAGGAGAAAGGGGATGGTGGAACAGGAATTGAAGCTGTTCGTTCTGATTCTGTGGTTGTGGAGTCGGTTTCTGGTGATAATTCTGGTGTTGGTGTTGTTGAGAATGGTGATggggttgttgatgatgatgagaaGTTTGCGAGTGGTggggatgttgttgttgatagCCTTCAAGTTAATCCTTTGGTCGATGGAGGTGTTGCTGTTGTTGGGGATGGAGTGAAAGATGAGGTTGTGGCTCCTGCTCCTGTTGTGAGTCTTGATAATAGTTTTGAAGCTATTGAGAAGGTTGGTAGTGAAAGTGTTGTTGATGAGGTTGGTAGTAAGGGTGATGAAGTGGCTGTTGTTGATGAAGTTGTTGGCGGGGATGTTGAGTCTAGGAAGGTTGTTGACAGTGGAGTTGAAATTGGAGTAGATGATAGTGTTGCACATGAGCAAGTGAGTGACATTGTTAATGAGAAGGCTGGTGATGTTTTTGTTGATGAGAATGTCGGTGGCGATGCCAAGCCTGATGAAGTTGTCGACATTGGAGTTGATGATGGTGTTGCACATAGGCAAGTGAGTGACATTCCTTCTTCTGAGAAGGGTGGAGAAATTTCAGAAGTTGTGACTCGGAGTTTGGAGCCTGCAGAAGATGAGATAAACATAGAGAGCCGTGCTGTTGCAGGAGAAGATGGGAGCAATGTTGTTGAGGTGGAAGGTGGGAGCCATGCTGGTAATGTTGTTGTTAAGGAAGAGGAAAGCAATGTTGTTGAGGTGGAAGATGAGAGCCATGTTGGTAATGTCGTTGAAAAGGAAGAGGAAAGCAATGTTGTTGAGGTGGAAGATGAGAGCCATGTTGGTAATGTTGTTGAAAAGGAAGAGGAAAGCAATGTTGTTGAGGTGGAAGGTGGGAGCCATGTTGGTAATGTTGTTGAAAAGGAAGAGGAAAGCAATGTTGTCGAGGTGGAAGGTGGGAGCcatgttgataatgttgttgaaAAGGAAGAGGAAAGCATTGTTGTCGAGGTGGAAGGTGGGAGCCATGTTGATCATGTTGTTGAAAAGGAAGAGGAAAGCAATGTTGTTGAGGTGGAAAATGAGAGACGTGTTGGTAATGCTGTTGAGGGGGAAACCGAGAGCAATGTTGACCGTGTTgctgaggttgaagatgagaccCATCTTGATAATGCTGCTGTGGGGGAATCCAAGAGCAATTTTGATCGTGTTgtcgaggttgaagatgaaaccCATTTTGATAATGCTGCTAAGGGGGAAGCTGAGAGCAATGTTGATCGTGTTGTCGAGGTTGAAGATAACACCCATTTTGATAATGTTGCCAAGGGGGAAGCCGAGAGCAATGTTGATCGTGTTgtcgaggttgaagatgatacGCATTTTGCTACTGCTGTTGAGGAGGAAGCTGATAGCAATGTTGATCGTGTGATTGAGGTGGATGATAGTAGCAATGTTGAGGCTGCTGTTGATCATCATATTGACAGAGAGATTGATGACTCGGTGTCGGATACGAAGGATGAATCAATGATCTTTGGAGGCTCTGATTCTGCCAATAAATACTTGGAAGAATTGGAGAAGCAAATTAGGGCCAGTGAGAGTTCACAGGATGACAGAATTGATGGCCAGATTGTTAGCGACTCAGATGAAGAAGTTGTATCTGACGATGAAGGAGATAGCAAAGAGCTCTTTGATTCTGCTACTTTGGCTGCTCTCTTGAAAGCAGCATCTGAAGCGGGGGGAGAAGATGGTGGTGGTATCACCTTAACTGCTCAAGATGGATCTAGGCTTTTTTCTGTCGAGCGTCCTGCTGGTTTGGGACCATCTCTCCAGACAGGTAAACCTGCAGTACGTTCAATTCGTCCAAATCTTTTTGCTTCTTCCATGAGTAGAGCAGGTAATGTTGTTTCTGAATCCGATTTGAGTGAAGAAGATAAGAAGAAACTGGAGAAATTGCAGGAAATTAGGATAAAATTCCTAAGAATGATTCAGAGACTAGGTTTTACTACTGAAGAATCAATAGCAGCACAGGTGTTGTATCGTTTGACACTTGTTGCAGGGAGGCAAGCTGGTGAAATCTTCAGCCTAGATGCTGCAAAGGAGAGTGCTTCCCGGCTTGAAGCCGAGGAAAGAGACAATTTTGCATTTTCTTTAAATATATTGGTTCTTGGAAAAACTGGTGTGGGAAAGAGTGCTACTATTAATTCAATTTTCGGAGAAACCAAAACCAGCTTCAGTGCATATGGTCCTGCTACTACTTCTGTGACAGAAATTGTTGGAATGGTTGATGGAGTGAAAATAAGGGTCTTTGACACGCCAGGTTTGAAATCTTCTGCTTTTGAGCAAAGTTACAACAGAAAAGTTTTGTCTACGGTGAAGAAATTGACCAAAAATTCTCCTCCTGATATTGTTCTATATGTGGACCGCCTCGACCTGCAAACTAGAGATATGAATGATTTGCCCATGTTGAGATCAGTTACTAGTGCCCTCGGTCCAGCAATATGGCGTAATGTGATTGTCACTCTGACTCATGCTGCCTCTGCTCCTCCAGATGGGCCATCAGGTTCCCCACTAAGTTATGATGTATTTGTTGCTCAAAGATCTCATATTGTTCAACAAACCATTGGACAGGCAGTTGGCGACCTGCGTCTTATGAATCCAAATTTGATGAATCCAGTTTCACTAGTTGAAAACCATCCTTCTTGTCGAAAAAATAGAGATGGCCAGAAGGTGCTTCCTAATGGTCAAAGTTGGAGACCTCTGTTATTGCTTTTATGTTACTCAATGAAGATTCTCTCTGAGGCTACTAACACTTCAAAGGCTCAGGAAGCAGCTGATAACCGCAGGCTGTTTGGTTTTAGAAGCCGCGCCCCACCACTTCCATACTTGCTGTCTTGGTTGTTGCAGTCACGCGCCCACCCCAAACTCCCTGATCAAGGTGGGATTGATAACGGTGATTCTGATATTGAAATGGTTGACTTATCTGATTCTGATGGAGAGGAAGGTGAAGATGAATATGACCAGCTCCCACCATTTAAACCTCTAAAGAAGTCGCAGTTTGCTAAGCTTAATGGAGAGCAGAAAAAGGCATATCTTGAGGAATATGATTACCGAGTGAAACTTTTGCAGAAGAAGCAGTGGAGAGAGGAGTTGAAAAGGATGAGAGACATGAAGAAAAGAGGAGGTCAAAACTTTGAAAATGATAATGGCTAcatggaggaagatgaagagaATGGAAGTCCAGCTGCCGTGCAAGTTCCTCTGCCTGATATGGTGTTGCCACAGTCCTTTGATAGTGACAGTCCAGCCTATAGATACCGTTTCTTAGAACCAAATTCTCAGTTGCTGACAAGGCCGGTCTTAGACACTCATAGTTGGGACCACGATTGTGGTTACGACGGTGTGAACATTGAAAACAGCATGGCCATTATCAACAAGTTCCCGGCAGCAGTTACTGTTCAAGTAACAAAAGACAAGCAAGATTTTAGCATTCACTTGGATTCATCGGTTGCTGCCAAACATGGAGAAAATGGTTCAACCATGGCAGGCTTTGACATTCAGAACATTGGAAAGCAGCTGGCATACATTGTTAGAGGTGAGACCAAGTTCAAGAATTTCAAAAGAAATAAAACTGCCGCTGGGGTGTCTGTGACATTTTTGGGTGAAAATGTGTCCACCGGTGTGAAACTTGAAGATCAAATAGCACTGGGGAAACGACTGGTATTAGTGGGGAGCACCGGGACCGTGCGGTCTCAAAATGATTCTGCTTATGGTGCCAATGTTGAAGTGAGGCTTAGAGAGGCAGATTTTCCAGTTGGTCAGGATCAGTCTTCTTTGAGTCTTTCTCTGGTGCAGTGGAGAGGTGATTTAGCCTTGGGAGCCAATTTTCAGTCACAGATTTCTCTTGGACGAAGCTATAAGATGGCGGTTCGAGCTGGATTGAACAACAAGCTTAGCGGGCAGATCACTGTGAGGACAAGCAGTTCTGACCAACTTCAGATTGCCCTTATTGCAATTCTTCCAGTTGCCAGGGCTATCTACAAGAACTTTTGGCCTGGTGTTACTGAGAGCTATTCCCTCTATTAA